A window of Oryza glaberrima chromosome 2, OglaRS2, whole genome shotgun sequence genomic DNA:
AATAAGTTATCAGATTCCATgctagattaacttattttggaacagaggtaATTAGCAAGCACAAGGGAAAATGGGCTGAACATAAATACACTGGCAAACGGCCATGAGATTGATGTAAACAATAGGATTAATCTGGAACTAAAAATACAGAGAACAACGATAAATGGACAGTATAATTTTCCGTACTACTATCCTTTCCCGTTTTACATGAACTCCACCCACACTCTAGAAAAAACTGATAAGGCATTGGAATCCAGAAGCAGCGCAGACATGAAAAGCCCTGCAACCAGATATGCAAACCTACGGCAGCAGATTTCTGAATCGGATAGGGCTCCGAATTGATTTCAACCATGCAAAGCACCTTAAAGTCTACAAAAATATCGCATTGATTCCCCTTCACCATGAGATGCAACTGGGTTCCATCTTGGCAGGAGACATCGGATGATCGCCATTTCTTTTATAGAACCTCCAAAACTGCAGGCAAAACTAATACAACTTCAAGAGTACTGTATAGAAGAGGCTAACAGTCAACTGATTGTATGTGATCTTCAGTTTCATCCTTGAGACATTCGCTAGGTAGCTGAAAACTTAAACAGAACATAGCCTGCAAGAAATATAAAACACAATATATTAGATGTCACAAGAACTAgcaacaaacataaaaaaatatccattgCTTAGTTACTTTCCCAGATTATGCAGGAAAACTAGAAAAACTATTATTGGTGGCTAACCACAAAGTTCTTAAAGACCATTCACCAAGAGACAGTTTCTGCTAGGAAAATATTATGGGCGGTGGGCCATACATTGTGCTCTCAAACAAATGAAAAAGATTTCTGTATCCTAAGATCaacaaaataaagaaatttGTGCATGTAATCTTGCAGACAATTAACATGAATCTTAGTCTTATTATATGAGACAGAGGATACCTTGTTAGGTGCAACATCACGAACCCTATGGAATATGGGCTCTGCTATCTTCGCATTCAATTTATTTTGTGCTTCCTGAAAGGGGAAATGGGCCATTAAAACAAACTGGAAATGCCTCGCAAAATATATAAGAGCATATAAAAGCGATTTATCTCATGTTGAGAAACAACCAAAGAGGTATGGACTTACGGATAATATCAATTCTTCAGATTCACTTGAACGGATGAAACAATAACAGTGGATCCAAGGTAATGGTCCGGTCCAGTATTTCTTTTGGACAAGACCACTGAAACAATCTGCACAGCAGATCTACAATTATGAACTAGAACAAAGACTCAAAGAGAAACTGTAACAGTTCAATACTTAGTAACATGAGAATCAAATGCATCAAACAAATACAAGAGTGCAACTACATGTTTGGAACTTACAGACACATGTTATGGCTATGAATGAGCCAGGCTCACGTGGCAAGTTATGCAgagtttataaaaattaaaacacaAACGAAAGGTACTTTATGTAGAAAAGAGTACTCCCCCATCAGCAGACAAATCTTGAATTGCCAGTGGATTGAAATGAATGATGTATTTTGACACAGAACAATGACCTTGAAGGCGAAAGTGAATGTCATGTTGACAAACAAATACAGGCATGCAAAATTTTGCAATTCAAATTGGTCGTTTGAAAATTTGGAGAAAGAGGTTTCAGATCAGTGGAAGAATGTGGGCCTAAATTGGTGAAATAGCATTCACATCATACAACAAATTCAAAACCAACAGAGGGTCTGAGAAGAACATATAGTCATGGTCTCATGGATGAACTAGAGATTGATACTGCACGTACTTAGGCCACAAAATGTCGTATAAATGCCACAAAATTAGCATTCCATGCAGACTGTAGAAATCCTAGGAACAAACTTGGCAACTTGTAATACATGCATCCAAGTATGATACTTATCTACAGTTACTTATTCCATTGAATCTGGAATGGTCTTCACAATTCACAAGAAAAGAAACCTTCCCGCTTCAACAGTATTCCGCCACTGCATGGTTTATGAATGTCTGCTTTCTAAGAAAATTTCACCTCTATTTGTGTGGCTTTTCATAGGATGGTCATTTTTgttacaaatttaaaattcaaagatAATTATTTGTGCATGACAGATCCCATATGCTTATGCCCTGCTGTCACTTGCCTAGTGCCTACAATTGCCTATCATTGGTTAATCTAAATCATTTTAGTATTGCAGAAATTTATTGCAAACAGATGAAGGATCTGTGGTTAAGTTTTGGACTTCATTGAGCAATCAAAATGTATCTGTGAAGAAGATTCAGTTCTAGTGTTTTtagcaaaagaacaaaaaggaCAACACTGCTGTCTTGAGTATAGAAATGTTATCAATGGTCTACTACTAACATGGCTTGTGAGCATGTCATGTAACCCAACAAATTGCCCAGCACATAATGTGATCATTAGAATGTAACAGGAAAGCTTGTTGGAGAGGATAAAAGTACAAAAACATTACCAAGAAACTGCAGAGCAGAAGCAGGTAAATTCATTACGACATGGTCAAAGTGTTCCCATGGCTTGACAGGTGGTGGTCCTGAGCCTTTTACTCTTTTGTTGTTCCTCTTCTTTGTATGACTAGCATCTTCTTGGCAGTACCCATCACCTATAGGAGAGGTAAAAGTGTAACTCTACTACAAGTAACATAATAGGTAAAATCTTCATGCTTATCACAGTTGTTATTAACTTAGTAGATTGACAGACATATGAGTTGCAAGATTCCTAAAGACATAATAAATGACGTAATTACCTCCATTTGAGCTTTCTTGACGCCTTTTTGTCGCAGTGCTTATCATGGATGAGTCATTTATATCCTTATGGCAGCTCTCTTGAACATCTACATGAGTTCAGGAAGTGGATAGCTTCATCATGTGTATGAAGAACGAATCTGCAACAAAGCAATATGtaggaggagagaaagaaaaataccACTATGATTTCCATTTGAAGTCGAACTTTCATTAGCAGGGTCAATGTCTTCACTAGAACAATTAGCAGCAACTTGAGAGTCTGACTTATTTTCTGAACAAGGCACTTCCAATAAATTTTGCATGAACACTCTGGCATCCATgttatatgtaaatatataatcGTCCACCTTGTTAATCTGTGCATTTGTTCTTAGATAACGAACACTGTCTGGATTTAAATCATTTGCATATACAATACATCCTTTCTGTGCAGCTGGGATCGAAAATGGGCCAATACCAGCAAACATGTCACATATAACATCTCCTTTCTTGAAAAGGGAAACCAATCTGATGTGTTCATGCTCAAGCCTCGAATTCCAGTAGACTAATCCATAATCAAGTTTAAATGTAGCGCCATATTGTTTTACTTCAGTTACCATATCGTTTTTCCCTGCTAAGATTTCAAACTGCGGAACTCGAAACTCGTTTGTAATGGTCCCAACTTTATTTACCAGAGTCTGAATCCTTGGATAATTTTTCTGCATATAACCatgtaaaatttttttatctgAATAATGGGAACAAACATAGTATTCTTGCCAGTTATGAATAATCCTGCTGCTTTAGAGAACAAACAGTGAATAGCTAGATGTGTCTATTGTTTTTTTACAGTGCCTCCTGCTTACACATCATGGGTTGCAATTCTATTTTAGCTATTTCCATGTGACAATTGAATGGTTCTCTGCTCACAGGATGAAAACAAGACAATCAAGACAGACATTTAGGAACATTACAAGAGTAAAATCATGGGCAGAATCTTTCTTTTGTGCATGAAGCCACATGCTAAATGTAAATTTGTGGTTGCTCTCTATAATCAGAGTTGCTAAAGCCCCTTACTGTTTTACATTCAGAAACAAATTGTAGATATGCTTCATGTTCATGAACATGTGCTTTGATCATATTAAGTGTACTTAGAAAGGATGAATCAGGAATTGAGCAAGTTACTCGAGAAGATATCCTTACATCATAGATGACCTTTGCTATGACATCTTTGTATGGAAGCAAGTCATCAGGTATGTTCAGATGTGCAACATGGCCTGCATGTACCATAAAAATTACTATTAGTAACAAGGTTCCACCAAAAAATGGAAAGGGACAACAGAAAGGAAGCACTGTCGAAGTTAGTATACTTAACAATTGTTTCAAAAGAAGAGGGTACCTCCACTCCAGCAGGCAAGATCTGCTTCAGAATATGATCTACAGGAAATAAAAGGGATGAAAACCCAACAAATGAAATTCAGCACTACACATCAAAATAGCTTTAACAATATGGAATCCTACATTCCTACACAAATGAAGAAGCGAATATTAGTAGCATTCACAACTAGAAAACTGGAACTTTTCAAAAGAAGTCCTTGATTTGGAAGACCAATTTGCCATCTACTACTTTGCACAAGAAATAACATAAAGAAAACATGATTGAATGTGCCTAAGTAACACACTGCAACAAAAGAACAGAAATAAGATCTTAGAGAATTAGATGGTAAACCGACCTGCATTCCAGTAAGAATAACCAAGGGTCAAACTGTAAGGTACAACATCAATGTTGCAAATTTGCTTCAGTGAATCGTAAACCTTCTCCTCAATATCAGACAGGTCTGTATTCCAAAAACCAGACGTAAGCATTCTTTCAACAGAGGCGAAACAGATTAGAAACACTAAAACAGAGAAGTTTTCTTTCGATCAAAAGGCGCTAAGCAAGCATGGTAAACTATGGTACTCAAGACATGAGCAACCAAATGGATCTAACTAGACTCAATCAAGTATTGGTGACGGCATTCAAATATTTACAGCAACTCACAATATTTGCTTAGTTCTAATTCACAATTCCAGATAAGAACAGGCTACCAAGAACAAACACAGCCTGAAAAACATACATACAGGAGGTCCAATTGACAAGCTCTACTTTGCAAAGTCGAGCGATTTGGTGCAAATTTTAGAGCAGAGGGAAAAGCATACCGGGGTTCTGGATCTTCTCCGACAACACGACGAGCCGGTTCTTGTCGCTCTCGGGATCCTCCACGACTGGCTTCACCCGCGGCTTGTCCAGTAGGTACCTAGAAACAGGGGGGAAGAcaagctcagctcagctctcAGCACTACCCCTCGCTCCTACTAATAGCATCAAACAATCCTAGGGCTATGCTCTccgtttcttggatggattggaTCGTGGATTCGTCGACCAGCGAGAGAGGAGTTACCCGGAGCGGAGCAGGCGggtgacggcggaggcgagctCGCGGGGGATGCGGAGCGCCCAGAGCTGCAGCCGCTGCTCGAACTTGCTCTCGTCAAGCTTCTCCATGGTGGACTCTCCCCTCCCTTCGCTGCTCTCCTCCTTGCCTAGGGTTTtggcgccgccggggaggtGGACGCACGTGGCGGCCGGAGTCCCGGGCTCGGGAGAGAGGGCAAACCGTCGTCGAGGGTGTGAATTGTTAATGGGCCGGTTGAGTAGGCTTCCCTGCGCGGCCTTGTCAGGCCCAAAACATTGGATTGCACATGGAGTTTGGAAATAATTAATTTGGATTTTGAGAAACAtacttaaatttgaaaataattttgcttaaatttgaaaataattaaGTCGAATTTTAAAACAGTGATGAAAAATGTAatgcgtgattttttttttcatgtgataCTGTGGCCATCAGATCACCTTGAGATTCAGGTCATATGCAAGGAGTCAAATTCCTAACCTCCACACCGCGAGATTGCGGGTGTTAGCTAACCAAATCAtagttatatataagttatatcatCATAGTTATAGTTTTAGTACAATTACAAATGTAATTGCACTTTAATTATACTATGTTAAATTCGAAATTTTTCACTCAAAAAATTTGGGgtagttttttttagagatgGTCTCATTAATTTTTTCCATCTCGATTTTTTGTTCATGTAATAGATTATCAGTTTTCTGCCAGGAACATCATTTTTCCATTTTGGGTCATACGTGAAAACTATGCGCAATAAGCTTGCAGACCTGCCGTGGATCAAACAGTACGTAATTGAAAATGCACATCAggaaatcaaattaaatttcttAATTATAGCGGCTGCTTTATGCTTTTACCACCTCCGAAACTTATCAGCTTATGATCACAATACATTTTCTGCGAAATTCGATCGCGTGTGTGGATCGTAGTACACTCATACAAACTGTCATGCACAAGCTATGTTAAAACAAACAATCGACCGTACGTTGGGTATATAGACGATACAACGACGCTCGCGTGGATGACGCCGCCGATCACCGGAGCGTGGCGAACGCGCCGCCGCGCATCATCTGCTTGAACTCGAGGAAGTcgacgcggccgtcgccgtccctgTCGACCTGGCCGATCATGCGGCCGCAGTCCTCCGCCGTCCGGCCCTGCTTGATCCCCAGCGACGCCAGCACGGCGCCCAGCTCGTCCACGGTGATGAACCCGTCGCCGTTCCGGTCGAACACGTCGAACGCCTCGCGCATGCTCGCCTCATCCACGtcgcaggcgccgccgccgccgccgccgtcgacgcgcaTGACGGTCTCGTACAGCTGGGTGAACTCGTCCATGTCGACGCACCCGTCGCCGTTGGCGTCGATGcgggcgatggtggcggcgagctcctccccgtgCACGGGCATCCCGAGCCTCTCCAGCGACTCCGTCAGCTCCTCCCGGGTGAtccggccgtcgccgtcacggTCGAACAGCTCGAACACCCGCCGGAGCTCCGCCTGCTGGTCGCACGccatcccctcgccgccggccggcgcccgccgccgctagctGGTGGTGCAGCCGGCTGCACGTACGGCCACAGGGGAGCGTGTGGGAGGGAGGCGTCGGAggccgcggtggtggtggtggtgggatggCGGAGGAAGGCGTGAAGGCTGGCCTCCTCTTATGGGCATTGCAAAGGTGAGGAGGTGGGTGCATGCGTGGTGGCTGCCCGCCATTGGGTGGTGCCGAGCGATTGGTGGAGGACATGGTGGCTTCGAGCATTTCAAGATTGTGTTGCCAAAAAAACGCCATTTTCATGCGATATTCCGCTGAAAATGCTGTGGATCGATCAAATCAACTTCGTGGTGAAGAAATGCGTCCAGCTTGTATGTTCGTCTCtggctataatttttttttttctttttgagggaTCGTCTCTAGCTATTCGGAGCTCTTTGTAAACGAGAAGTAAtctgtgaataaaatttttatatacgtattattaataatctaaaagcaaagactgaaacattaactgatgaaaaaacttcaaaatctTTCTAAATTTAAATCTTGGATGATATGATAACATTCAGGCCCACAAATGTTCTTCATTTTGGCCCATCAGTTCGAGCAATTCCAGCAGCCATAATTTAGGCCCACAAGCCAGTTGAGCGTAATGTTAGCCCGTGAGTGCGAGTGAATTTATCCATGACTTAAGCCCTAGTTCAGTTTGTTGATAAATTAATCTTCTTAAATTTTGACAGTGCAATATCTGGCTAGACTCGTTAATAATTTTTTGTCAATGTTAGATGTGTTTAGTTTGCAATCTTTCTAAATTTTTGTATGGTACAAGTAAACTTCCTGAAATACCAAATGTTGATAGTGACAAACTGACAATGGCAGTTGGCAAAAGTTTGTTACCTTAATAAAATTCGGTAAATCAAAAAATGAAGGTAAACGAGCCGGCAAGCCCTCAAGGAGTGGGAGCGTCTGAATTAGGCGCAAACATAATTGGGATTTGGAAGATATATCTTCGAAAAATAAGCTTCTCGTCTACCAGACGAGCATATCATCGAAATTTTCAATGCTCCGTTTTTCATAACGAAATTTTCAATGCTCCGTTTTTCATATAATAATAATGCTTATGTCCGGTTTATTCGAAATTCTCAGTTTATCAGATAACAGATACAGAGTACTTTCATGCGGATTTCGGTTCTGCACTACTCCGTACTATGCTATTCCAAATTTGATTTCACGCTTCACAAGGACATTCAGATCGAATTTGGTGCAGACCTACAAAGACAGCAAATTGGAACAAAATTAAAAGCAGCTTTCCGCGTTGAATGTATCCAGAAAACCTCCGCCAGATCACGGGAAACCTCACCGGCGTACGAGATTCTCGGAACATCCTTCTCGCAAACGAAGAAATTGCCACAAAACACTGACAAGTCTTGGGACAGAGTGCGTTTGCTTTGCTTCGAGATCAATAACCAAGAACAAAAAGACAAATCTCGAATATTTTGAAGACGAGGGGCATGTGCCAGCCGAAAGGGCCCAGAAAATCACCGAGGGTCAGATCCAGGTGAGTTTAAGCTGGCTCGATTTCAATCTCGCAAGATGGCAGACCATATGCCGATTGCCTGGACCGTGTGCGTGTGCTCGAGATCCAAACAAGAAGCTGATCTTGCAAATCCgcacccccaaaaaaaaatccagatcgAAAGAAACGAACAACTCAAAACCACCCCGAAAATTCAACGAATCAAACCAATTACACAAACTACGAAAATAAAACGCACACGACTACAAACCACGATGATAAAAAGCACACGATAGAGATAGAATGGATATGATTTGaaaggagcggcggccggcgatgctTGTCTCTACTCCTGAGCAAgtatgagtatatatatagccagTCGCGGCGGCTGCCTGGTTAGGGTTTCGGTGAGCCATCTTGGGCCGGTGAAGCCCATTTATATGGGCCGGAGGAGCCCGTGTAGATGGGCCGTGTGTCACAACGGTAAGTCGGCGGCCCATCCAGAATCCGACCGTTGCACCGCCCGCCTCGCCTTTTACGTCGTCTTCCTCTTCCCGATCCTTCTCTCTCCCACGCGCAAAGCAAAAAAatttcccctttcctctccaCGCCAAGAAACGCAAAACCCCCACGCCGACCAAGgcgagaagcgccgccgccgaatcgAACCGCGATCGcgcccttctcccgccgccgccgcgcgctcttctcctcctcgtcctcgacgCCGCTGTGCCGGAGTTTAGGCGGAGATCGATCCGGAGCGGGGTTTCTCTTCTACCTGGTAGGTAAGCACTGG
This region includes:
- the LOC127761510 gene encoding probable calcium-binding protein CML17, translating into MACDQQAELRRVFELFDRDGDGRITREELTESLERLGMPVHGEELAATIARIDANGDGCVDMDEFTQLYETVMRVDGGGGGGACDVDEASMREAFDVFDRNGDGFITVDELGAVLASLGIKQGRTAEDCGRMIGQVDRDGDGRVDFLEFKQMMRGGAFATLR
- the LOC127762964 gene encoding tRNA (guanine(37)-N1)-methyltransferase; amino-acid sequence: MEKLDESKFEQRLQLWALRIPRELASAVTRLLRSGYLLDKPRVKPVVEDPESDKNRLVVLSEKIQNPDLSDIEEKVYDSLKQICNIDVVPYSLTLGYSYWNADHILKQILPAGVEVPSSFETIGHVAHLNIPDDLLPYKDVIAKVIYDKNYPRIQTLVNKVGTITNEFRVPQFEILAGKNDMVTEVKQYGATFKLDYGLVYWNSRLEHEHIRLVSLFKKGDVICDMFAGIGPFSIPAAQKGCIVYANDLNPDSVRYLRTNAQINKVDDYIFTYNMDARVFMQNLLEVPCSENKSDSQVAANCSSEDIDPANESSTSNGNHSDVQESCHKDINDSSMISTATKRRQESSNGGDGYCQEDASHTKKRNNKRVKGSGPPPVKPWEHFDHVVMNLPASALQFLDCFSGLVQKKYWTGPLPWIHCYCFIRSSESEELILSEAQNKLNAKIAEPIFHRVRDVAPNKAMFCLSFQLPSECLKDETEDHIQSVDC